The following is a genomic window from Caldicellulosiruptor danielii.
AAGAACTTGCATACTCAATAAAAGACAGTGCTCTTTGTGGACTTGGTCAGACTGCACCAAATCCTGTTTTGAGTACACTAAGATACTTTAGAGATGAGTATGAGGCACATGTAAAAGAAAAGAGATGTCCTGCAGGTGCTTGCAAGGCACTACTCAGAATTGTGATAGACAAAGAACTTTGTAAAGGCTGTGGCATATGTGCTAAGAACTGTCCTGCAAATGCTATTACAGGCCAAATCAAAAAGCCTTTTGAGATTGACCAAAGCAAATGTATCAAATGCGGCGTTTGCATAGAGAAGTGTCCGTTTAAAGCAATCTCCAAGAAGGCATAATCAAGGGAGGGTATGACAAATGGAAATGGTTAATATAACAATAGATGGCAAGAAGATTCAGGTGCCAAAGGATTATACAGTGCTTCAGGCAGCACGCGAAGCAGGAGTTGAGATTCCAACTCTTTGTTATCTCAAAGGTATAAACGAAATTGGTGCTTGCAGAATGTGTGTTGTTGAAGTAAAAGGGGCAAGAAGTTTACAAGCTGCTTGTGTCTACCCTGTGTCAGAAGGCATGGAAGTAATCACAAACAGTGAAAGGGTAAGAAGAGCAAGAAAGGTTAATCTTGAGCTTATTCTTTCGAATCATGACAGAAGCTGCTTGACATGCGTTAGAAGCGGAAATTGTGAACTTCAAAAGCTTGCAGAAGATTTAAATGTTAAGCAAATTAGATATGAAGGCGAAAATATAAGAAGACCTCTTGATGATTTTTCACCTTCTGTTGTAAGAGACCCCAATAAGTGTATACTTTGTAAAAGATGTATAAATGTCTGCAGGAATGTTCAAGAGGTTGGAGTTATAAACGCAAATTACAGAGGTTTCAAAACAGTTATATCCACTGCGTTTGACAGAAGTCTAAATGATGTTGCATGTACAATGTGTGGTCAATGTATTCAGGCTTGCCCAGTTGGAGCTTTAAGAGAAAAAGATTCAACAGATATTGTGTGGAAGGCACTCGCTGACAATAACAAATATGTGGTTGTTCAAACAGCTCCAGCTGTCAGAGTTGCACTTGGTGAAGAGTTTGGACTTCCAATTGGTACAAGAGTTACCGGCAAGATGGTAACTGCTCTCAAGATGCTCGGATTTGACAAGGTATTTGATACAGACACAGGTGCAGACCTTACAATAATGGAAGAAGGTACAGAGCTGATAAATAGAATCAAAAATGGTGGTAAACTTCCTCTTATTACTTCTTGTTCTCCGGGATGGATTAAGTTCTGTGAACACTACTTCCCAGAATTTTTAGATAATTTATCTACCTGCAAATCACCACATGAGATGTTTGGTGCTATTTTAAAAACATACTTTGCTCAGAAAATGGGAATTGACCCTGCAAACATGTTTGTTGTCTCTGTCATGCCATGTACTGCTAAGAAATTCGAAGCTCAAAGAGAAGAACTTGCTGCAAGTGGATATCCGGACGTTGATGCAGTTTTGACAACAAGAGAGCTCGCAAGAATGATAAAAGAAGCGGGAATTGACTTTGTGAACTTGCCAGATAGTCATTTTGACGATCCAATGGGAGATGCAACAGGTGCAGGTGTCATCTTTGGAACAACAGGTGGTGTAATGGAAGCAGCACTGCGAACTGTATATGAAGTGATGACAGGAAAAACCCTTGAAAATGTTGAAATTACCCAAGTTCGTGGCCTTGAAGGAATAAGAGAGGCTGAGATTGACGTCGGTAGTATGAAGATTAAAGCAGCTGTTGCACATGGTCTTGCAAACGCTAAAAAACTTCTTGAGATGGTCAAAAACGGTGAAAAAGAATATCACTTTATAGAAATCATGGCATGCCCTGGCGGATGCATAATGGGTGGAGGTCAGCCAATTGTTCCTGCAAAGGTAAAAGAAAAAGTAGATGTTGCAAAACTCAGAGCAAGTGCAATATACGATGAGGATAGGTCCCTGCCAATAAGAAAGTCTCATGAAAACCCTGCTATAAAAAGATTATATGAAGAGTTCTTAGGTCATCCAAATAGCGAAAAAGCTCATCATATTCTGCATACACACTATAAGAAAAGACCACTGTACTGAGCTTGATTTAAATCTTAGGAAAAGAAGCTGGTCTATAAATTTGCCAGCTTCTTTTTTTATCAAAAGTTATTTTTTTTGTAACATATTAATGATATAATAGAATATCAGAGAGCCAAGAAAGACTACACAAAATTTACATTCAAAACACAGTGTATGAAAGGAGATAGATTTAACAAAATTGAGAAGAGTAATTCTTGCATCTTCATCACCCAGAAGAATAGAACTTTTAAAGCAGTTTGGCATTAAGTTTGAAGTAATTCCATCAAACGTTAATGAAAGTATAAATCAAAATCTGTCGGTTGAAGAAAATGTAATGCAGCTTGCTAAAAAGAAAGCTCAAGAGGTTTTTAATAAACTTGGGGAAGATAGTAAACAAAGTTTAGTTATTGCAGCTGACACTGTGGTGTTTGTTGAAGGAATCACTCTTGGAAAGCCCTTAAATGAAGATGAAGCTTTCTGGATGCTCAGAAAAATAAGCGGTAAGTGGCATAGTGTTTACACTGGTGTATGTATAATAGATGGACCAAGGGAAAGAATTTTGGTGGAATACGAAAAAAGTAACGTTTATATAAAGCATATGTCCGATGAGGAGATATTAAGATATATCTCAACAAAAGAACCTTTTGATAAAGCAGGGGCGTATGCTATTCAAGGCTTTGGAAGCTTAATTGTTGAAAGGATAGAGGGCTGTTTTTACAATGTAGTTGGTCTTCCCTTGTACAGACTAAACATCATGCTACAAAAACTTGGATATGACTTAATGAAAGGAGAGTTGTGATGGGACTTTTAAAATCACTCTACAGAGATTTGGGGATTGAT
Proteins encoded in this region:
- a CDS encoding NADH-dependent [FeFe] hydrogenase, group A6, with protein sequence MEMVNITIDGKKIQVPKDYTVLQAAREAGVEIPTLCYLKGINEIGACRMCVVEVKGARSLQAACVYPVSEGMEVITNSERVRRARKVNLELILSNHDRSCLTCVRSGNCELQKLAEDLNVKQIRYEGENIRRPLDDFSPSVVRDPNKCILCKRCINVCRNVQEVGVINANYRGFKTVISTAFDRSLNDVACTMCGQCIQACPVGALREKDSTDIVWKALADNNKYVVVQTAPAVRVALGEEFGLPIGTRVTGKMVTALKMLGFDKVFDTDTGADLTIMEEGTELINRIKNGGKLPLITSCSPGWIKFCEHYFPEFLDNLSTCKSPHEMFGAILKTYFAQKMGIDPANMFVVSVMPCTAKKFEAQREELAASGYPDVDAVLTTRELARMIKEAGIDFVNLPDSHFDDPMGDATGAGVIFGTTGGVMEAALRTVYEVMTGKTLENVEITQVRGLEGIREAEIDVGSMKIKAAVAHGLANAKKLLEMVKNGEKEYHFIEIMACPGGCIMGGGQPIVPAKVKEKVDVAKLRASAIYDEDRSLPIRKSHENPAIKRLYEEFLGHPNSEKAHHILHTHYKKRPLY
- a CDS encoding Maf family protein is translated as MRRVILASSSPRRIELLKQFGIKFEVIPSNVNESINQNLSVEENVMQLAKKKAQEVFNKLGEDSKQSLVIAADTVVFVEGITLGKPLNEDEAFWMLRKISGKWHSVYTGVCIIDGPRERILVEYEKSNVYIKHMSDEEILRYISTKEPFDKAGAYAIQGFGSLIVERIEGCFYNVVGLPLYRLNIMLQKLGYDLMKGEL